One genomic window of Manihot esculenta cultivar AM560-2 chromosome 16, M.esculenta_v8, whole genome shotgun sequence includes the following:
- the LOC110603191 gene encoding uncharacterized protein LOC110603191: protein MAADVSSLVKTRNSEILITRDLLGGLSKVGNSAPLDLDLRLPKSCSEIPLHLQTAGMVYPQRCSSPNTPLSLLFEKRNSNKFPESTIQDNTKESPPLKFLEESCLELKLHPSSHCQSVCTLDKVKSALQRAEKETNSKKRSSQTELELRDQNDSVEKEEKEEKEIKGDKGMFAAGCPGCLMYVMILKANPKCPRCNSTVPSPFLLKKPRIDLNA from the exons ATGGCTGCAGACGTGAGTTCCCTGGTGAAGACTCGAAATTCAGAGATTCTCATCACTAGGGATTTGCTTGGAGGCTTATCTAAAGTTGGAAACTCTGCCCCTTTGGATCTCGATTTACGCCTCCCTAAATCCTGCTCCGAAATCCCTCTTCATTTGCAG ACAGCAGGAATGGTGTATCCGCAGAGATGCAGCTCTCCAAACACGCCATTATCATTATTGTTTGAGAAGAGAAACTCTAATAAATTTCCAGAATCAACGATCCAAGACAACACTAAAGAATCTCCACCGTTGAAATTCTTAGAAGAAAGCTGCCTGGAACTGAAGCTTCATCCTTCAAGCCATTGCCAAAGCGTCTGTACTCTCGACAAGGTCAAATCTGCTCTACAAAGAGCTGAGAAAGAGACCAACAGCAAGAAACGATCATCACAAACTGAACTAGAGCTGAGAGATCAAAACGACAGcgtagaaaaagaagaaaaagaagaaaaagagatcaaAGGTGATAAAGGGATGTTTGCTGCTGGATGTCCAGGGTgtttgatgtatgtgatgatatTGAAGGCTAACCCTAAATGCCCTCGCTGTAATTCCACTGTTCCATCTCCATTTCTATTGAAGAAGCCAAGAATTGATCTCAATGCATGA